CTGACCGAGGTCAACGTCGTTCCGGGCGGCGTGGTCCAGGGCGAGGTCCGGATCCAGGGCGGGTCCGTGAACCAGCGGATCGAGGCGCTGTCGGTCGGGTTGCAGGCCAAGGTCGAGGTCGAGGGCCAGGACACCGAGTACAAGCAGGACATCGAGTTCAAGAAGGTGCGTCTCGGCGGTGCCTTCGAGCTCCAGGCGGAAGCGGTGCACGCCGTGCCGTTCGGGCTGGACATTCCGTGGGAGACGCCGGTCACGATGATCGACGGGCAGGCGCTGCGCGGCATGCACATCGGTGTGACCACGGAGCTGGAGATCGCGCGCGCGGTCGACTCCGGTGACCTGGACCCGATCAACGTGCACCCGCTGCCGGCGCAGAAGGCGATCCTGGACGCCTTCATCCAGCTGGGCTTCCGCTTCAAGAACGCGGACC
This region of Streptomyces chromofuscus genomic DNA includes:
- a CDS encoding sporulation protein, which produces MAFKKLLASLGAGGASVETVLTEVNVVPGGVVQGEVRIQGGSVNQRIEALSVGLQAKVEVEGQDTEYKQDIEFKKVRLGGAFELQAEAVHAVPFGLDIPWETPVTMIDGQALRGMHIGVTTELEIARAVDSGDLDPINVHPLPAQKAILDAFIQLGFRFKNADLERGHIRGTRQQLPFYQEIEFLPPQQYRGLHQVELSFVADEQAMDVVLEMDKKPGLFSEGSDTFRSFQVGLHDYQGTDWVAYLNQWLSEVGSKRNWF